A DNA window from Candidatus Binataceae bacterium contains the following coding sequences:
- a CDS encoding NAD(+)/NADH kinase: MRDIRSVGLVIKRDSQAARLLALELAAFLRGRRLTVLAEPPEAAALDAQPCEKAELAARADLIISLGGDGTLLSIARFTDARETPILGINMGGLGFLTQATSGRARATVEQVLGGEFAIDRRIALCATLGADGGPAPSPAITPLRALNDIVISKRQPGRMLEMEVLADGQRFCTYRADGLIIATPTGSTAYALSAGGPIIFPTLGVVILAPICPHTLTNRPVVLPDTCTLAISARSDEYDAIISIDGQEGMALEPGDQVVIRKDAHAIALVKSSYSYFEIWRDKLKWG, encoded by the coding sequence GTGCGCGATATTCGATCGGTGGGCTTGGTCATCAAGCGCGACAGCCAGGCTGCCCGCTTATTGGCCCTGGAGTTGGCCGCGTTTTTGCGCGGCCGGCGGCTTACGGTGTTGGCAGAACCGCCCGAGGCAGCGGCGCTGGACGCGCAGCCCTGCGAGAAGGCAGAATTGGCAGCGCGCGCCGATCTGATCATCTCGCTGGGCGGAGATGGTACCCTGCTAAGCATCGCTCGCTTCACCGACGCGCGCGAAACGCCGATCCTGGGCATAAATATGGGCGGCTTGGGGTTCCTTACCCAGGCCACTAGCGGCCGGGCGCGCGCCACCGTGGAACAAGTGCTGGGCGGCGAGTTCGCGATCGATCGGCGTATCGCGTTGTGCGCTACGCTGGGTGCGGACGGCGGCCCGGCGCCCTCGCCCGCAATTACTCCGCTGCGTGCGCTCAACGATATCGTGATCAGCAAACGCCAACCGGGCCGAATGCTGGAGATGGAGGTGCTGGCCGACGGGCAGCGCTTTTGCACCTATCGCGCCGACGGCCTGATCATAGCCACGCCCACCGGCTCAACCGCCTATGCTTTGAGCGCAGGCGGGCCTATCATCTTTCCCACCCTGGGCGTGGTTATTCTGGCCCCGATTTGCCCCCACACGCTGACCAACCGTCCCGTGGTACTGCCCGATACCTGCACGCTGGCGATAAGCGCTCGCAGCGATGAGTATGACGCAATTATTTCGATCGATGGGCAGGAAGGAATGGCGTTGGAGCCGGGGGACCAGGTTGTGATCCGAAAGGATGCCCATGCCATTGCGCTGGTTAAATCCAGCTACTCCTATTTTGAAATTTGGCGCGACAAGCTCAAGTGGGGATGA
- the recN gene encoding DNA repair protein RecN produces MLLELRIRNFALIEQAALEFAPGLNVLSGETGAGKTIIMTALGLLLGMRASPDLIRAEQKEAAVEGRFELAGEHLSEEVRAAIGEHDELLVRRTIAEGGRSRVLINDSLATVQSLSKIGGALVQIYGQHEQQSLLRTETHLAILDRYGALEEQAERYRAAYTQARAALARLAELRARVHERQRRLELARFELAELEQAQLDLQEASTLAERRAILANASRLGAAAAAAEELIASQDGAAIGLAGRAQNMLLEAVALDPRLGEAAELIAGARLNLEEAAHLLQDYAARIETDPARLEQIDNRIQELNRIKRKYGGSLEEAIAARERARAEVAELENFAESQAAMESAAREASMMARAAAEALGQGRRQAAARLCEEMTAELRTLEMRSARFEVRLAGLSRGDPELECDGVRLGPDGAEEGEFYLAPNLGAPAMALARIASGGELSRVMLALKRLEARQRGVATLIFDEVDAGIGGAVAQVVGRKLKELARYHQVLCVTHLPQIASFADRHFLVEKEEVNTMTVSRVSQLDGGRRVEELARMLGGEAISERFRRAARELLARAQQ; encoded by the coding sequence ATGCTGCTTGAACTGAGGATCCGCAATTTTGCCCTGATCGAACAGGCGGCGCTAGAGTTCGCCCCCGGACTCAACGTGCTGTCGGGCGAGACCGGCGCCGGCAAGACCATCATCATGACCGCGCTGGGCCTGCTGCTGGGGATGCGCGCCTCGCCTGATTTGATTAGGGCTGAGCAGAAGGAGGCGGCGGTCGAGGGGCGCTTCGAGCTGGCGGGCGAGCATCTGTCCGAGGAGGTGCGTGCCGCGATCGGCGAGCATGACGAATTGCTGGTACGCCGTACGATCGCCGAAGGTGGCCGCTCGCGGGTGCTGATTAACGACTCCCTGGCCACTGTACAGAGCCTGAGCAAAATCGGCGGCGCGCTGGTCCAGATCTACGGCCAGCATGAACAGCAATCGCTGCTGCGTACCGAAACTCACCTGGCGATTCTCGACCGCTACGGCGCCTTGGAAGAGCAGGCCGAGCGCTATCGCGCGGCGTATACCCAGGCACGCGCGGCCCTGGCGCGACTGGCGGAACTTCGCGCGCGCGTTCACGAGCGCCAGCGACGGCTGGAGTTGGCGCGCTTCGAGCTTGCGGAATTGGAACAGGCTCAGCTCGATCTGCAGGAAGCGAGCACGCTTGCCGAGCGGCGGGCGATTTTGGCCAACGCCAGCCGCCTGGGTGCCGCCGCCGCCGCCGCCGAGGAGCTGATCGCAAGTCAGGACGGCGCCGCGATCGGGCTGGCGGGGCGCGCCCAAAACATGCTGTTGGAGGCCGTCGCGCTCGATCCAAGGCTGGGCGAGGCGGCGGAATTAATCGCAGGCGCGCGGCTGAACCTGGAGGAGGCCGCCCACCTGCTGCAGGACTATGCCGCTCGCATCGAGACCGATCCGGCGCGGTTGGAGCAAATTGACAATCGCATCCAGGAACTCAACCGCATCAAACGCAAGTACGGCGGTAGCCTGGAAGAAGCGATCGCCGCGCGCGAGCGGGCCCGCGCGGAGGTTGCCGAGCTGGAAAATTTCGCCGAGAGCCAGGCCGCCATGGAGAGCGCGGCGCGCGAGGCAAGCATGATGGCGCGGGCGGCTGCGGAGGCGCTGGGTCAGGGGCGCCGTCAGGCGGCCGCGCGACTGTGCGAGGAGATGACGGCGGAACTGCGGACGCTGGAGATGCGCAGCGCGCGCTTCGAGGTGCGCCTGGCCGGGCTTTCGCGGGGCGATCCCGAGCTTGAATGCGACGGTGTGCGACTCGGGCCCGACGGCGCCGAGGAGGGCGAGTTCTACCTGGCGCCCAACCTGGGCGCGCCGGCGATGGCGCTGGCGCGGATCGCCTCGGGCGGCGAGTTGTCGCGGGTAATGCTAGCGCTCAAGCGGCTGGAGGCGCGCCAGCGCGGCGTGGCAACCCTGATTTTCGACGAAGTTGACGCCGGAATCGGCGGCGCAGTGGCACAGGTGGTAGGGCGCAAGCTCAAGGAGTTGGCCCGCTATCACCAGGTCTTGTGCGTCACTCATCTGCCGCAGATCGCCTCCTTCGCCGACCGCCATTTCCTGGTCGAGAAGGAGGAGGTGAATACGATGACGGTCAGCCGGGTGAGCCAGCTCGATGGCGGGCGGCGGGTGGAGGAATTGGCCCGGATGCTAGGAGGTGAGGCGATAAGCGAGCGCTTTCGGCGCGCCGCCCGCGAGCTTTTGGCGCGCGCCCAGCAATAG